TCGCTCGTTTAAGACACCAGCCGAGAGAGGGCCCGTCCTCAcacctccccctgcctcttcTGTTCAGATGCCCTCCTCACCGGGACTGCGCCCCCCAGACCCGCCTGCTCGCACAGCTGTGCCCTACACGTCCTCCCGGGGCCAACACGCCGACCGCCGCGTTCCACAACTTCCAGCTGCGGGCAGCGGCGGGCCTTGAAGCAGGCTGCGCGCTCCCTCCCCGACGACGCGCCTGCCtctgccgcccccgcccccgcaggctgCCCGCGGCACACTCGAGGCAGGGACCCCCCCCGCACCGCTGGCCCCACCCGACGGGGCTGCAGCCGCACGCCGCCTGCCGGACCCCGCGTCACGGTCCTGCGTGGCCGCCTTCCCTCTGGCGGGGTCGGCCGACGAGCAGGGGCTGCAGAAGCGCTCGGGGGCGGGCGCGCCGCCCAAACACCCAAGTGCGCCCCCAACGCAGGAGGGCGCGCGCGGCTCCTCCCGGCCCCCACGCGGGGGCTGCGGGCTCGTACGCCGGCCTCGCCCGAGCTCGGAGAGCGGAGCGCAGGGCCCCGGGGCGCAGCGGGGCCCGACCCTCCCGGGAGCACATGGCGGAGCCGCTCCCAGCCGCGCGCAGGCGCAGACCCCGGCCGCCTCCCTCGAGCCTCCGCCCGCGGCCGGCCCGTTACCTTGAGGGCCTCGAGCCCCATAAGACGAGACTTGCGATCCTGATCCTTGATGATGAGAAAAGGACGCCCATATTCATCGAAGGCGAGGGTCCCGACCGACGCCATGGTGCCGCCGCGGCGCTTACTTTCCCCAACCGGCGGAGACCGCTCCGGAACCGAGCACACGCCTTCCGCTCGCGGGAGGGCGCAACAGTGCGCGCAGGCGCAGTCCGCGCCGCCTGAGACTTATTTTTCACTCGAGACTAGTTTGACGCTGGACAGTACCTTCTGGAATCAGAGGCCTTAGGAAACTTCTATCATTCGGGAAGCTGTGGGGGGGGGACTTCGAAGACACGGGCGGGAACCTCAAACCTACAAGTCGAGAGTACATGGAACTCATTGGCCAGAGCTGTTCAGTTGACGGCTTCTAGGTAGTGCGTCCCAACGAGGAACTCGTCTACTTACTGCGTTACTTTCTCCCTCCGTCCCACCCCGGCTCCGAGCAGGTGGTAGAACCCACTTCCGGATTTCCGCCCTTCCCTCCTCCCGCGCACTCCCCCCTCGGGACGCAAGACGCAGGAAATCTCGCGATGGCGAGAGGAGGCGGTgaggcggcgggcgcggcgggcggctgGGGCGGCTGGGGCGGCTGGGGCGGCTGGGGCGGCTGGGGCGGCTGGGGCGGCTGGGGCGGCTGGGGCGGCGGGCGCCCCGTCGGGTGGCGCTCGGCGGTGCAGGTCGGGCCTCCCGGGAGGGAGCGGGAGCCGCGGTCCGCTCCCCTGAAAGTCGGAGCCTGCAGCGGCTCACACCGGGGGGACCGGCGCGGCCTGGCCGGGGCTCCGCGGGCGGGACTCCGCCGCCGGTGCGTCGTTCCGTGCCCGCAGAAGTGGCGGGAGTATCCCCCCTGCGGAGCCCCCGGTGCAGGGAGGCCGGTGCCGGCCCCGAGCAGGTTCGGCTGAGGCGTCCGTTAAAGCTGGCCCGGCTTCGCGCGGACAGCCCGGCCCCTCGGGCGACGTGGTGGCGCCGGGAGGCGCGCGGATGCCGACTGCGGAGGACCCTGTCCTCCAAACCCCTTTCgcctcctctcttttcttttgttttcttttcttttctttaataccTGTAGGCTttttttggagttcgatttgccggCACGGACTGTAACGCCCAGTGCGCGTCCCGACACTGCCCCCTCGTGCCCGTCACCCGGTCGTTCGCCGCGTTTCTTTCCAGGACGCTGATGGTGACCTGATAGTTGACAGGCTTGGCTTCGGCCATAAAAAGGGATGCagtacagttggcccttgaacaacctgggggctgggggtgccgGCGCGGGCAGACCTGTGCGGCGGAAAATGCACGTATGGCTTGGCTCCCCCACAACTTTACCAAGACCTGCTGTTGCTGGGAAGCCAGTTGGCATATTTTGTGTGTTATCCGTGTTACATACTGTATGCTTACGATAGCCCGAAAATACCTTAACATCATTAGGGAAAATATGTTTATGGTGCTGTATCAAAATAATCACGTTCCAGTGGACCTGTGCAGCTCAAACCGGTGTTGTTCAAGGGGCTCCTGTGCTGCCCCGTGGATCTTGAAAGCATGATGCCAAGTGAGAGAAGCCCGTCACAGGAGCGCATAGTATAGGACTCCGCCGCCCGCCCCGAAAGTCAGAAGGGGAGCTCTGCAGAGCAGGAAGGTAGAGGAGCGCGAAGGGGAGGGGAGACACCTAGAGGTTAAGGGCTTTCTTCTCCGGTAAAGACCTCGTTCTAAAATCGactgtgaatggataaagaagatgtggtctatgtatacaatggaatattcctcagccattagaaacgacaaatacccaccatttgcttcgacgtggatggaactggagggtattatgctgagtgaagtaagtcagtcggagaaggacaaacagtgtatgttgtcattcatttggggaatataaataatagtgaaagggaatacaagggaagggagaagaaatgtgtgagaaatatcagaaagggagacagaacgtaaagactgctaactctgggaaacgaactaggggtggtggaaggggaggagggcggggggtgggagtgaatgggtgacgggcactgggggttattctgtatgttggtaaattgaacaccaataaaaaataaattaaaaaaatatatatttgttaggatgctaaaaaaaataaaaataaaatcgaCTGTGGTGGTGGTTACGCATATCTCTGAATGTACTGAGAATCTTTGGATTATGTGCTTTAAATGGGCACATTGTAAATTCATTGAGATTGAAGGACATCTCAACGAAGCTGTTAGAGATTATGGAGCCCCCGCCCACCATAGTGTTGAGACTAAGGTTAGCAGCTAAcagtcatctctctctctctctctctctctctcttacttagAGCAGTAAGGACTTCAGATGCATTATTTTAAGTGTTCAGATAACCCAATGACCCAATGAGCGTAGTcatattttacaggtaaggaaccCAAGCCTTGGCCAAAACTTAGCTCATGTTACACACTGGTGGAGTCCTGTGACTCCAGAACTTTATGACTCAAATCCTTTTAACCACTGTATTGCATAACTGGGATACCCACAGGGTAGTTTTGCAGAGGCATGGCAGATGgtgctttcactttttaaaaaacaatcaaataCAGGACTATTTACTGTAGCGAGTAAATTCCTCCATTCCTCCAGCATCCATTCAATGCTGAAAAGTATAGccaaaaatttcttaaaactctTGCCTTCTATTAAACACTGTTACCTTCCAaatctgtgcttttattttaccTCCAGCACTAGCAGTGgacttttgttgttcttgtttctgAGTTGGTTTTCCACTGTGAAACcagttttaaaactcattttaggGGACTTCAGGAGTCAAGAAGAAAGCTCCACTCTGTGTGAGATGCTGGTGGTTGGTCAGTTGCCTTGGAGCAATGACTCACTGCCGTGGGCTAGCTTGTTGTGTGCCCTGTGTTCACATTTGAACCTCACAACGTCGTAGCAGATCACCACATTCATGGGTATGGTAGGCAGACCACCCCCTCCCACCAGTAGGTCCATGTCCTCAGCtatggaacctgtgaatatgttacacaggagaatttatttattttaaaaagatttattcattcatgagacacagagagagaggcagagacacaggcagggggagaagcaggctccttgagggtagcccgatgcgggacttgatcccaggaccccgggatcatgacctgagccaaaggcagacgctcaatcactgagccacccaggtgctccacaagaaaatttataaatggggtgaagttgggacgcctgggtggctcagcggtttagtgcctgcctttggcccagggtgtgatcccggagttccagaatcgagtcccacatcgggcatggagcctgtttctccctctgcctatgtctctgcctctctctccgtgtctctcatgaatgaataaaatcttaaaaaagaaaataaatggggtGAAGTTAGGGCTTTGAGATGGGGAGGCTTTGTGATGGCTTGTCTGGGTGCACCCGGTGTCATCACAAGGGTCCCTATAAAGaaaagggaggcaggagagtcagAAGAGGTGTCCTGATGGGAGCAGAGGTGGGGTGATGTGGGGCCACTGGCTGAGGAATGTGGGCAGCTTCTAAATGCTAGAAAAGGCAAGCAAATTGATCCCACCCtcgagcctccagaaggaacccaGTGCTGCCAGCCcacttcagacttctgacctccagaccTGTATGATAATAAGTGCAAGATGCTAACATTTTTTACTGCAGCGTTGGGAAACTAATCCAGTGGGCCCTTTGGTTTACTAATTCCTGAAACCATGGATATTAACATCTTCCAACGACAAGAATCTAATGTTCTCCCCTCTCTTATTGTCTTCTATTTTCCATGATGCCTGTGTTTTGGGCCTAACTTCATCTTctccactagactgtgagctgCTTCAGGGCAGCCTTGTTCCATGTGGGGCTCAGCATGTAGCTAGCGGTGGGCACTGCCAGCGTATACCAGGCAGTGTTCTAAGTGCGTTTCTTGCGCCTACTCGTTTCATCTGCATGGTCACCCTGTAATCCCCGtgttacagaagagaaaaccaggGTTCAGAGAAGTAAAGGGTCCTACCGTTAGTAAGGTGCAGAGCTCAGGTCCTTACTTTGAGGTTATGCTCTTACCTGCTGATTTGCTCCTTAAtcgaaattttttttcaaatcaatttCAGCCCCCAGAACTTGAGATCCTcttaagaatgtattttaaagagtAAAACTCCAGAGGAGGCTATTTTTGGTATCATTCTCTGTTTTCAAGTGATTGGAGTTCACTTTATTCCATACTGGTGCattgaaatgattattttatcttctgttctttttggatcttctttaaaaatcttttcataacCATACTTACTATTTTTTAGTGAGACCTGATTTTAGTCTCTATTATTTGACAATTGTATTAGTTCGACTGGACTGTAGATACCTCACCAATTTTGATGTGGATTCTTTATATCTTATTTGAAATAGGGTAGTaattagacattttaatatttgtgaagCTTTGTTCTACATCATAAAAATACAGAGTCCTTGGTTAACGCCTTTATTAATTGgtatttttattgaattcataAAATACCAAAGAGGGACAAATACATTGTTTTCTTaaggatgattaaaaaaaaagtacgttggaaagaaaagattttagatTCCCATTAGAATTGAATAATTTTCTCTGAAACACTTTAATTTAGTTGATGGAATTAGAACTCATGGAATCCTACATTTGTAACTTAGCCTGTATTCAGCTAAATTATCCTTCTTTAAACAGTGTGAGTTTGTCAAtaagaattatagaaaaaaaaatactaccttgGGATTTCAGATTTGGTGTGATGTGTGTATTTCCTGTTTGCTTCCCATCTAGGTACATCCCCTGAAATACTTGAAGAAACTCAGTTGGGATGTGTTCTACCTACAAGTCTTGGCACCAACAGTTTGAAGAAAAGCAGTTGGGGAGTTTTAATTACTGGGATCGTTGGTGGGACGCTGGTGGCGGTGTATGCTGTGGCCACACCATTTCTAACACCAGCCCTCCGAAAAATTTGTTTGCCTTTTGTACCTGCAACTACAAAGCAGATTGCAAATGTTGTGAAAATGCTGCACTGCAGAAGAGGATCCCTGGTTGACATTGGTAGTGGCGACGGGCGTATTGTGAGTTATGCTAAGATACTTTAAGGTTTTGAACCAGaggttttaaaattccttttttcttttcttttcttttcttttcttttcttttcttttcttttcttttcttttcttttcttttttcttttctttcttttctttctcttttggtatcaagtttttatttaaattttagttttttaacatatagtgtaatattggtttcaggagtagatttatgtacaaccagtgctcatcacaggtgccctcctgaatcccatctagcccatccctgCTTCACCTTTCTTACGAGGTTTATGCAAAGACCTACTCAgtctcacagttttttttttttttttttttaagattttatttattcatgagagagacagagagaggcagagacacaggcagagggagaagcaggctccctgtggggagcccgatgcgggactcgatgccaggatccctggatcacgcccggagccaaaggcagatgctcaaccactgagccacccaggtgtccctcagtctgacagtttaataaaatagttgtttattttgtgtgtttggCCAAACTATCAAACCCTCCAGTGTgaattggaatttatttttttagatttaaattttctgaaagtGCTCTGTAGATTTGCCAGGCAAAAAGGAGCAATTATTTGGTAATTACgaaattttctaataaaaaactTAGGCTAGTAGAGGTGACATAATGAGAGGAAACACATTGAGTCATGGAGTTTAACACAGATGTGTGCTTCTACGTTTATCTATTACACATACGTAATAATTCCTACGGGATCATTAAAATAGGAAGGAGCCAGTGCATTAACCCTCCCTTATCCGAACCGGACTTTTAGGGTTCTCAGCTCACCGACTCCAGCTGAGAACCTATGAGATTCAGGGCCACTGACAGGCCAGCGGGTGTCCCAGAGCATGGACACGGTGGCACTGTCCTTATGCCTCCATCCAGTGATGACTCGGAAATTGAGGATGCAGTAGTCAAGGCTCGCATTCTGGAAATGTTAGTGTGGAGACCAGCAGGGGTGTGACTCCTCTCACCATCGCCTGGAGCATAGACCTTGCAATTTCATCATGGTGACCTGATGGACACAGGGTGAAAACAGAGctctatttgtttttaagaaatcaagagaggttgggacgcctgggtggctcagcggttaagcttctgctttcaactcagggcgtgatcctggagtcccgggattgagtcccactttgggctccctgcatgaagtctgcttctctctctctgcctatgtctctgcctcttgctatatgtctctcatgaataaataaaatcttaaaaaaaaaaaaaaagaaatcaagagatgTATATATGAACCAGGACGAAGTTTTAAAACCCAGATTTGAATGCTTGGCACATCCTAGTTGTATCTTCatggtttcctttccttcttaagGGGGTGAcgttgtagttttgttttgtttttttaaactttatttattcatagagacacagagagagaggcagagatacaggcagggggagaagcaggctccactcataGAGCCCGAGGtggaacttgatccagggtctccaggatcacgccctgggctgcaggcagcgctaaaccgctgcgccaccagggctaccccgaCACTGTAGTTAACTAGGGAAATTACTGTGGGCAGACAGCTCCATCAGGTATGCTCCCTTGAAGAGTACTGGCGAGACAAAATGAGCAGAGACTCCAGGACCAGCCCACTGTCCTCACTTTACAGAGTGAATAGTCACCTACAGTTGACTATTCTTGActcattccattttccttttacttGCTTTCAATTTTGAGTGAAGGGTCTTAAAATACCGAGGAAATGTGTAAGTAATTGCAGGTGCTTATTGACAGGTCATTTTGATTGTAAATTACAACTAGCTCACAAAACACTCTCCCAGGCAGATTCATTTTGCCTGGTGCTGTGCTCTCATTGATGGAGAGAGACGGTGGGTTTTCAGCAACTTCTCATCAGACCTGCCCGGGGGTTGGCCAATTCAAAAGTGCTTTTTCCAAAACAAACCTGACGGTTGTGCTGCTTGAGGTGAAATCTTTGACAAAAACATGAAAACTGAGTTTAAATCAGCATTATCTCGTCTATAAAGCTACATAATTTTAGAGATATATTGTTAAGTGGCGTTTGAATAAAAGAAGAGCCTTTTGATTGGACATTTTGTGATTATAGACCATAAATAGGAAGCAGTCATATTATTTGACCATGTAagttgatgtttttctttttttaaattaatttagaaattttaaaatttcagtataattaagtgttactagtttcaggtggataatatagtgattcagcaatggTGTACTCGTCATGACAAGTGTACtgttaatccccttcacctacttcacccccacccccaactctgtTTGTTatctatatttaagaatctggTTTGTTTGtctctgtattcatttttttgttcatttgtttaagttccacatatgagtgaaataatggcatttgcctttctttgacttatttcacttagcatcataccatTCTAGATCCCATCcattcattgcaaatggcaagatttcattcttttttatggctgaataatattccattgtgtgtttgtgtgtgtacgtgtgtgtgtgtgtgtgtgtgtgtatcactctTCCTTACCCATTAATCTAGTAAGTGGATATTTGGGCTGCATGAAGGTGaatacttccataatttggctattgtaaataacgctgcaataaacataggggtacgtatattttttcaagttaatgttttcatgttctttgggtagatactcagtagtggaattactggatcatatggtaattgtattttcaattttttgagggcCCTCCATACTGTTCCACAGTGACCGCATTCCCACTAATAGTAcacaagggtttctttttctccacatcttcatcgacacttgtttcttgtgtttatgattttagccattctgacaggtgaggtgatatcttactgtaattctgatttgcatttccccgatgatgagtgatgtttagcatcttttatGTGTCTTGGCTATTTAtatgtttctttggagaaatgtctcttcatgtcttctgcccttttttttctttttgatttttatttatttatgatagtcacacagagagagagagaggcagagacacaggcagagggagaagcaggctccgtgcaccgggagcccaacatgggattcgatcccaggtctccaggatcgcgccctgggccaaaggcaggcgctaaaccgctgcgccacccagggatcccatgcccattttttaaatttaatttaatttaattttcagatccccatttaatttaatttaatttatttatttaaaaatttttttattggagtttaatttgccaacatatagcataacacccagtgctcatcccaccaagtgcccccctcagtgcccatcacccaatcaccccaaccccctgcacacctccccttccactaccccttgttcatttccaagttaagtgtctctcatgtttgtcaccctcactgatatttttcactcattttctctcctttccctttattccctttcactaatttttatattccccaaatgaataagaccatataatgtttgtccttcttgattgacttatttcactcagcataataccctacaggtccatccacgtcgaagcaaatggtgggtatttgtcgtttctaatgtcttctgcccattttaattgtattgtttgttgtttttttttttttggtgttgagttatataagttctttacatattttggatactaaccccttattggataacatttgcagatatcttctcccattcagtaggttaatgtttttcttcttaccTAGAATAAACACAGGCCTCTTTCTGCAGGTGATAGCAGCTGCCAAAGAAGGATTCACAGCTGTTGGTTATGAATTAAACCCATGGCTAGTTTGGTACTCCAGATACCGTGCTTGGCGAGAAGGGGTTCAGGACTCTGCCAAATTTTATATATCAGATTTGTGGAAGGTATGTAAGGCAGAGAATGGTCCTAGGAAATGGCAATCAAAACTTTGTAATTTGTAATTAGTATGATTAAAAACTGAAgaatgtattaaaagaaaaatagttaaaatagagCATAATGTGAACACGTTTTAAATGGATAGATTTACACACCAACCCTTTTAGAAGTAGAAGCTTAAGATTTTAGACCTGATAGGTTATGTGAATTCTAAGAAtttgctcaattaaaaaaaattctcatttctaTTACAAAatgatgagattttaaaaatctcatatggAAATCTTATAAATTATAAGCATTAAGTTGTTGATGTTCTTGGTAAATGGTAgactttgtgtgcatgtgtgtgcctaCAGAGGTCTGTATGTGTGTGgctgcatatgtatatgtgtatctaCGGAGAGGTGAGTGCAAAAGACAGAATCTACTAactttgttatgttttttttctggttttcataATGTATAAGATACTTCCCAGTTTATTTGTACTCTAAAAAAATGTCCTGTAGTTTTGCTTTAGAAATGCtccataaaatgttttttcttaaataagaacTTCCCACTGTAATATTGTCATCAGTAGCTTATAAAAATTCACATGAGTTTTGCTTGCattgttttttattctgtatATACATAAACGATCTCCCTGCAGAGTAAATAAGACTTTTATTGGACAATAAGAATTTTGACTGGCAaagcactcccccccccccccccagtttttcAACTAAAGatcattttattcaatttttacttagtattttagaggagagggacaagaatTTTAAGAATGGCTAAACATAAAAGACAGGTGGTTGTCCTATGTCACATGCTCTTGCTGAGCTAGTTTGGTGATGGTGAAGAGTAGAAAAGTGTGGACTGGGGCACCAATGGCACAGGGCAACTGGCGCGGCCACCAGATGGTCACTGGACGAGTCACTGGCATTTCCGACAGGTGACCCCTGGGCGGACCCTGCGTGGAGCATCCTTGAGGATGACAGGAATGACTTAAGGGAGGTGTCTGGAGAACTGTAGTGGATTGAATTAACAGACACGTAAATGTGGATTTCTGTGAAATCTTAAAGGGAGCCACTCTTTGTAAAAATCCTGCTATTTGTCGAAATGGGAAATTGCTACTCCTTTTGAAACAAAAGTTAAGCTTGATGTTTGGCCTTTTAAAATTAACCTGTGCATTATTGCCTCTCTTTTTTAGGTTACTTTTTCACAGTACTCAAACGTCGTTATTTTTGGTGTGCCTCAGATGGTGAGTATGCACCCTCCTGTCCCCTGGTTGGTTGGCTGTAGGTCTTGGGTAGACCCTCCAGCTCTAACAGGTCACATCTGTGTGGCTGCCCATCCATGTGGCTGCCCGCCTGTGTACCCAACGgcagccccctcacccccagagATTCTGGGAGGACATGGGATTTCAGCTTGCTGGCTTGACAAAGTACCGTGGGGCCTTAAAAGTATAATTGTAAAAGGGGCAGTCATGTTGTTCAAACTTCTGCTTCAGATCAAATTCTCATTGATCTACCTAAGCCCTAAAAACTCCAATCTGGAAACTCCTGTATGACCTGCCCCTGTCTAATGTAGTTGGAGATTTTCGAGGTTGCTCACTTAATATCCAGCTGAAGTTACTTGGGAGAGTTAATGGCATGTTCCCTTCGAATTGATCAGGCCTCTGGTTTCATAGTGAGGCAGTTTTCAGGGTGGATGAGCGTTGACTACTGTCACTTGACCTCAGCTGACTGATTTGTATTGAACTTAGATTACATACTTTAGAAAGTGAAAACATCCTGGTGGCATCGTACTGTAAATGGTTCTAAATTTAGCTTTTGGGAAGACGACCAGGATGAGATGTTTTTATTGTAATTGTTGGTTTACAGACCATGGAAAGAAATCCCTTTTCACTTTTCAAGGTCTATGATTGTGACCATAATAATCCTGGAAAAATGGGATGTTTGCTGAAATGCCACTGTGTAACTGATATGGATGGTTTTTAACttagaaaagaagggaaatttacttttttgttttcttcgtCACACATTAATATTTGTATAAGAC
This Canis lupus baileyi chromosome 31, mCanLup2.hap1, whole genome shotgun sequence DNA region includes the following protein-coding sequences:
- the ATPSCKMT gene encoding ATP synthase subunit C lysine N-methyltransferase isoform X1 produces the protein MARGGGTSPEILEETQLGCVLPTSLGTNSLKKSSWGVLITGIVGGTLVAVYAVATPFLTPALRKICLPFVPATTKQIANVVKMLHCRRGSLVDIGSGDGRIVIAAAKEGFTAVGYELNPWLVWYSRYRAWREGVQDSAKFYISDLWKVTFSQYSNVVIFGVPQMMLRLKEKLALELEDDARVIACRFPFPGWTPDHVTGEGVDTVWAYDISTLRGKRPQGPAHTQSVTQT
- the ATPSCKMT gene encoding ATP synthase subunit C lysine N-methyltransferase isoform X4 produces the protein MARGGGTSPEILEETQLGCVLPTSLGTNSLKKSSWGVLITGIVGGTLVAVYAVATPFLTPALRKICLPFVPATTKQIANVVKMLHCRRGSLVDIGSGDGRIVIAAAKEGFTAVGYELNPWLVWYSRYRAWREGVQDSAKFYISDLWKVTFSQYSNVVIFGVPQMV
- the ATPSCKMT gene encoding ATP synthase subunit C lysine N-methyltransferase isoform X3; this encodes MARGGGTSPEILEETQLGCVLPTSLGTNSLKKSSWGVLITGIVGGTLVAVYAVATPFLTPALRKICLPFVPATTKQIANVVKMLHCRRGSLVDIGSGDGRIVIAAAKEGFTAVGYELNPWLVWYSRYRAWREGVQDSAKFYISDLWKVTFSQYSNVVIFGVPQMNVKQINHVRI
- the ATPSCKMT gene encoding ATP synthase subunit C lysine N-methyltransferase isoform X6; translated protein: MARGGGTSPEILEETQLGCVLPTSLGTNSLKKSSWGVLITGIVGGTLVAVYAVATPFLTPALRKICLPFVPATTKQIANVVKMLHCRRGSLVDIGSGDGRIVIAAAKEGFTAVGYELNPWLVWYSRYRAWREGVQDSAKFYISDLWKVTFSQYSNVVIFGVPQM
- the ATPSCKMT gene encoding ATP synthase subunit C lysine N-methyltransferase isoform X5, encoding MARGGGTSPEILEETQLGCVLPTSLGTNSLKKSSWGVLITGIVGGTLVAVYAVATPFLTPALRKICLPFVPATTKQIANVVKMLHCRRGSLVDIGSGDGRIVIAAAKEGFTAVGYELNPWLVWYSRYRAWREGVQDSAKFYISDLWKVTFSQYSNVVIFGVPQMI
- the ATPSCKMT gene encoding ATP synthase subunit C lysine N-methyltransferase isoform X2 — its product is MARGGGTSPEILEETQLGCVLPTSLGTNSLKKSSWGVLITGIVGGTLVAVYAVATPFLTPALRKICLPFVPATTKQIANVVKMLHCRRGSLVDIGSGDGRIVTFSQYSNVVIFGVPQMMLRLKEKLALELEDDARVIACRFPFPGWTPDHVTGEGVDTVWAYDISTLRGKRPQGPAHTQSVTQT